The Candidatus Obscuribacterales bacterium DNA segment AATTCGGTGTTGTTGCAGCAGTTGATGAGCACATTGACGGATCCTGTGGGGCAGCGATCGCAGCGGTTGTTTCAGATTCCGATTCAGGATGGTCAGGCGGTGTTGGCCTTCACGGGCGATCGCCTTGTGGGGGTGATCACAGAGCCGCCTATGGTGCTGCCGTCGCCGGGGCTAGCGACTCCGTCGGGGCTAGTGGTGGAACCGTCGCCGGTGTGGCGCATTCCCAATTTTCTATCGCCAGCAGAGCATCAGCACTTGCTGGATTGGACGGTGCAGCAGGAAATCCAGTTTCAGCCCAGCACTACGTCTACCCAAGCGGTGGACTATCGTAAGTCCCTGGTGCTCTATACCTTGCCGGAGGTTGGGGAGCTATTCTCCCAAAAGATCAGCGCGGCCCTGCCCCTGGTGTTGGATCAGTTGGCGATCGCTCCCTTCCAGCCCACCCAGATCGAAACCCAGCTCACGGCCCACAATGACGGCCATTACTACCGCGTTCACAACGATAATGGCAGCGCGGACACCTGCACCCGCGTCCTCACCTATGTGTACTATTTCCATCATCAGCCCAAAGCGTTTACTGGCGGCGAGTTGCGCATTTATGATAGCCACATTCAGCAGAATACCTATGTGCAGGCGGAGTCGTTTCATACGGTGGAACCCCTGGACAATTCCATCGTGTTTTTCCCCAGCCATGTCATGCATGAGGTATTGACGATTCACTGCCCCAGTCGGGCCTTTTTGGATAGTCGTTTTACGATTAATGGCTGGATTCGTGGGTGAGCTGCGCCTGGGAGTCCAATAGGCAAATTGAAACGGTGTAGACTCGGTTTAACTGACATCGTTTGCAGGATATTCGGGATGATACAGGGGGCCGATCGTCCAACCGCATCGCAGTGGGGGTATTGCATCAATCCCCACTGTCATCAGCGCCTAAATCCTAGTCATCTAAAGCAGTGCCAGGCCTGTGGCACCGAGCTACGTATTGGCGATCGCTATCGGCTGGTGCGACCGCTGCGCCATTTGGGATCCACCTATCTCACCGAGGTTTTTGAGGTGGAGGATGAGGTAGACCAAGGGGTGAAGGTGATGAAGGTGCTGACCCGGAGCGATCGCAAGCTGGTGGAACTGTTTGAGCGGGAAGCGGAGGTGCTCCAGCGGCTAGATCATCCCGGCATTCCTAAAATTGATGATCTGGGATGCTTTCAGGTGACCCCGGCCCAGTGGAACCATCCCGTGCGCTGTTTGGTGATGGAGCGCATTGAGGGCGAAGACTTACAGCGCTGGATGACCTACCATCCTCCCATTAGCCAACCCCTGGCCTTGGCCTGGCTGAAGCAACTGGCCGATATCCTGCACCAAATCCACCAAAATCATCTTTTTCACCGCGATATCAAGCCCTCCAATATCATGCTGCGCCCGGCGGAACCTTGGGGACAGTTGACTCTGATCGACTTTGGTACGGTGCGGGAGGTAAGCCAAACGGTGCTGGAGGGGCGAGATTCCACCGTGGTCTACTCTGATGGCTATACGGCTCCGGAGCAAATTCGCGGGCGGGCGACGCCCCAGTCGGATTTCTATGCCCTGGGTCGTACCTTTATTCATTTGTTGACCCAAACCCATCCCAATGAACTGCCGGAGGATGAGCAAACCCATAATTTAGACTGGCAGGGCTATGCGCCCCATATTGCGCCGCTGTTGGCAAATCTGGTGAGCGACTTGGCGGATGAAGAAGCGATCGCCCGTCCCCGAAATTCCCAAGACTTGCTGGATCGGCTGGCGGCGGTGCAGGTTATTTTAACGCCCACTTCCATGTTTAGTGAGTCCTTGGAGCCCATGCCCTATCCCATGGTCACCTCCTACGGCGTGACGGATGTGGACGTAACGCGCCCACCCTTGGATGACGAGCACCAAGACACTCGACCCACCGTCAAGGTGCCCTGGTGGCGCTCCCATCAGCCGTTGTTGGCAACCTGTGGGGTGTTGCTGGGGCTAGTCGGGCTACTGTTGGTGAGCTGGGGGCGGCGGGAGTGGCAGCGTCAGCAGATGATTACCGCTCAGCGGCTGTTGGCCCAGTCGGAGCTGCTCTTACCACCTGCGGGACAAGAGTTGAAAACCTCCCTGCAGTTGGCAATCGAGGCTTGGCAGCGACTGCGATCGCTGCAGTTGCCCACCTTGCCAGCGGAGGATTTGATCCAAATGGGTCTGAGTCGCCTACCGCGATCGCAGTTGCGGATTGCCCATGGTGATGATGTAAATGCCGTGGCTCTGAGCGCGACGGGGCGCTATTGGGCGACAGCCAGCGCGGATGGTACGGCCCAGATCTGGCAGGTGGTGGGGGACGACGATCGCTCGGCTCTAATCACCACCCTGCAGCATGAGGCAGCGGTCAATACCCTGGCGTTTAGCCTGGATGAACAGTATTTGGCCACGGCTAGCCAAGATCAAACGGTGCAGCTTTGGGATAGTCAAGAGAACGAGGCTCGGGTGCTGAGCCATGGGGAAGAGATTCAGGCGATCGCATTCAGTGGCGATGGTTCCCAAGTGGTGGCGGCGGGAGCGTCTACGGTGACGGTGTGGGATGTGGTGAGCGGTGAACGGCTGGCTGAACGGCAACGCCCAACCCGCATCACCGCCATAGCGGTGCATCCCAATCAAGCTCAGGTGGCGATCGCAAGTGAGGATGGCCAGGTGGATCTATGGCGCTGGGATGGGGCGGAGTCGGTTCTGATTCAGCAGGATAGCCCCGTGCAGGCGATCGCTTTTAGTCCGGATGGCCAGATGTTAGCCACGGGCAGTTCTGATCGCATCGCTCGCCTGTGGGATGTCTCAACCCAAACAGAAGTGCGCCGCTGGCTGCATCCCCATAGTGTTGTGCAGCTTGTCTTTAGTCAGGATGGCCAGCGCCTGGTAACGGCGACGGGCAGTCCCCTACCCTTGCGCCAAGGCCACAGCGCCCAAGTCTGGGATGTGCAAACTGGGGAGGCGATTGCCCAAGTTGCCCACCAAGGCAATATTACAGATTTAGCGTTGAGTGACGATGGCACCCTCTTAGCCACGGCTAGTTTCGATCGCACCGCCCAAGTCTGGGATTTGACCCAAGATACGCTGGTGGCCCAAGTGCAGCACCAAGAAGCGGTGATGGGGGTGACCTTGGCTCAGGGACGACAGTTGGGCACCGCTAGCCTCGATAATACAGCTCAGCTTTGGGAACTGGTGGGCAATCCTGCACTCATGGTGCTGGAAGAGGAGGGGCCGATTTTAGCGATCGCCTTTAGTCCTGTTGATCCCTTGATTGCCGTGAGTACCGGCGACAAAACCCTGAGCTTGTGGCACAACGATGGTCGGCGGTTGCGGCAGTGGGAGACGGAATACCCCGTGCATACCCTGACCTTTAGCCCCGACGGACAGATCCTAGCGGCCACCAACCATCGCAATGTGCAGCTTTGGCAGCCTGATAACGGTAGCCTGATCCTTGACCTACCGCCCATGAATCCGGTGAATGCGATCGCCTTTAGTCCTGATGGGCAGTATTTTGCAACGGCAAGCACCGATACAACGGCGCGCGTTTGGGAAACCCGTAGCGGTTTGGAAGTGGCGCGGTTAACCCACGATAGCTTTGTCGAATCGTTGGCCTTTAGTCCCGATGGTGCCTTCGTGGCCACCGCTAGTCTTGATAACACCGCCCGTATTTGGGATTGGCAACAGGCAACTCCCCAAGAGCTAGCCCGTTTAGAGCATGGCAGTTTTGTAGAATCAGTGTTGTTTAGCCCCGATGGGCGATATATTGCCACGGCTAGCCTCGATAACACCGCCCGCCTTTGGGATTGGAGCAAGCCTGGCACACCCGAAGTCCATCGCTTGACCCATACCCATGATGTGAATGCGATCGCCTTCAGCCCTGATGGGCAGTACCTGGCCACCGTCAGCGGATCGCGCCTGCTGCAGCCATCGCAAAATGACACGATTCAAGTGTGGACGGTGGATCAAGGGCAATTGGTGCTAACCCTAGCCGATCAATCATTTATTGGGATGGGAGGCTTTAGTCCCGATAGTCAATATATATCGACGGTTAGTCAAGGGCAGGGGGTGCAGCTATGGCAGGTATCGAGCCGTCGGGAAGTGGCTCGGCTGCGGCGCATCGTCAGCCCGCGTACTAGTGTCTTTAGCCCCTCCCAGCCCATGCTGGGGGTAACGGGGGCGCGCCAAGTTTGGCTATGGTCGTGGAATTCAGTGGATCTGATTGAGCAGGCTTGCGATCGCTTATCGTTGCCGATGACGCGATCGGACTGGCGGCATTATATAGGACGAGAGCCCTATCGCCCTGCCTGTGGCGATCGCTCTGGTGACATGGGAATGCAAGGGAAGGTGGGGAATTAGGAGTTCCTTAGGGATACCTTGCCCAGCCATGAAGCAAATGCGATCGCCCTATCGGCTAGCTTCATGAAACCTTCATACAAAAAGGCTAGTTCCTAATGAATGTAACGATTTTGCAGGTAGAACTGCGGATCGAACCCCGCTATTGTGCTCAAAAACATGAGTAGTTGCCCAGATTACAGTCTCCTAGGTAACCAACTACAGTAAGAGCATAGGAGTTCCGAAGGACGATCCCATGAATGTATTCTCAACCCCCCAGTCTACGAACCCATCTGGATGTACAGATCCGTTTATATTTTCCCAAGATTTGTCTCCTACAACCTTGAATAGCAAAACCGTCTGCCTCGTATATCCTAACGGCGACGTAGTCGTGAGCTCCTGTGATCAACAAGACCCATCACGATCCATTATCCACCTAAGATGAGGTGTGTCTGGCTATGACACCACAGTCTTCTGTTCTTCACCGTCTCGAACATGCCGCATCAACCATGCGAGACGTGGCGATCGCCCGAGCAGCGATCGCATCTAGAGACCTACTCATTCGTACGGCTAAGCATTCAGGATGTCCGGTTTATGCTGTCACCGCAGACGATATCCTCGATCATCTTGAAACGCTGCGACATCCGCCTCTGCCAGAACTATCGGTCAGAACTCCGGTCACCAAGCACCATGCTCAGCGCTCATCAGATGAGTTTGAGCGATCTCTCGATCTCCTAGGCAACTTATTTAGCGGAGTTTCTCTAGAGGCTGAGTAACTCGGTTACGCCGAACTCTGAAGACCTCTGCCATCTGGAACAACTCAACCATCGTCACTGCTACGCGCATCCAAGCAAGGAGCTTCTGCTCTTTGCTTTTTTTATGTGAAGTCGATAACGTTTGGGCTCCAAGCATGGCTGAATGGATAGATTTGCCCTCATCCTCAACCCTTCTCCCTAGGGTGAGAGCGGATTTAGAACTTCATACTTGTATTCAGTAACCTTGTATTCAGCAACGCCGGGTTCCAGACACCCATACTATTTAGGCGATGATCAACATCGTACCTTTAGGGACGAGGGCAAGACCTTTCAAATCCAGACGTTGCTGAATGAAGCTGTGACATCAGAATGTGAGCGTCTCGCTCACGGTTCCTCAGCGCAAATCCTATGGCGATGCATCAACGTTCACATCCAACATGCTTAGCTGACCCGTCCCTGCGGTCTGTAGATGAAGAACATTTTGTTAACTGGGGTGCTAGGATTCGAACCTAGGAATGGCGGGACCAAAACCCGCTGCCTTACCACTTGGCGACACCCCATCACGGCTGCTTACATATATTAGCAGTTGTGTTACAGGTTGTGTCAACCTTTACAAAAGATTTTTGGCGATCGCCCTCGATTCCTAAAATCCCTGCCGCAGTAAGGCATCGGTCTGTTGATACAACCCTTGCCAAGCGCTTTGCCAATGGCTTTCCGATGACCAATGCTGAAAACAACTGGTTTGCGACAGCAGATAGTAGAGCAGCGCCTTGCGGTATCGGGGAGATTCGCTGAGGCGTTGTCCGGCTAGGGGTGGGCGTAGACCAGTGGCGACGGTGTGATGGAAGCGCTGGTGTAGGCGTTGGTGGGGCACGTCGGGGCGCACAGAGGGTGAGGGTATTACCTGGCAGGCAGGATAGTCGTCGAGCCCTAGACCGGTGGACTGGAGCAGCTCTAGATACTCGGTGCCGGTGAGCCCCTGCACGGAGCGATCGCCTTGGTTGAGCAGGTCATACCAGGTATTGCGGAAGGCGGCCGGAAAGTCGTGCATCATGGCA contains these protein-coding regions:
- a CDS encoding 2OG-Fe(II) oxygenase, whose protein sequence is NSVLLQQLMSTLTDPVGQRSQRLFQIPIQDGQAVLAFTGDRLVGVITEPPMVLPSPGLATPSGLVVEPSPVWRIPNFLSPAEHQHLLDWTVQQEIQFQPSTTSTQAVDYRKSLVLYTLPEVGELFSQKISAALPLVLDQLAIAPFQPTQIETQLTAHNDGHYYRVHNDNGSADTCTRVLTYVYYFHHQPKAFTGGELRIYDSHIQQNTYVQAESFHTVEPLDNSIVFFPSHVMHEVLTIHCPSRAFLDSRFTINGWIRG
- a CDS encoding protein kinase, which encodes MIQGADRPTASQWGYCINPHCHQRLNPSHLKQCQACGTELRIGDRYRLVRPLRHLGSTYLTEVFEVEDEVDQGVKVMKVLTRSDRKLVELFEREAEVLQRLDHPGIPKIDDLGCFQVTPAQWNHPVRCLVMERIEGEDLQRWMTYHPPISQPLALAWLKQLADILHQIHQNHLFHRDIKPSNIMLRPAEPWGQLTLIDFGTVREVSQTVLEGRDSTVVYSDGYTAPEQIRGRATPQSDFYALGRTFIHLLTQTHPNELPEDEQTHNLDWQGYAPHIAPLLANLVSDLADEEAIARPRNSQDLLDRLAAVQVILTPTSMFSESLEPMPYPMVTSYGVTDVDVTRPPLDDEHQDTRPTVKVPWWRSHQPLLATCGVLLGLVGLLLVSWGRREWQRQQMITAQRLLAQSELLLPPAGQELKTSLQLAIEAWQRLRSLQLPTLPAEDLIQMGLSRLPRSQLRIAHGDDVNAVALSATGRYWATASADGTAQIWQVVGDDDRSALITTLQHEAAVNTLAFSLDEQYLATASQDQTVQLWDSQENEARVLSHGEEIQAIAFSGDGSQVVAAGASTVTVWDVVSGERLAERQRPTRITAIAVHPNQAQVAIASEDGQVDLWRWDGAESVLIQQDSPVQAIAFSPDGQMLATGSSDRIARLWDVSTQTEVRRWLHPHSVVQLVFSQDGQRLVTATGSPLPLRQGHSAQVWDVQTGEAIAQVAHQGNITDLALSDDGTLLATASFDRTAQVWDLTQDTLVAQVQHQEAVMGVTLAQGRQLGTASLDNTAQLWELVGNPALMVLEEEGPILAIAFSPVDPLIAVSTGDKTLSLWHNDGRRLRQWETEYPVHTLTFSPDGQILAATNHRNVQLWQPDNGSLILDLPPMNPVNAIAFSPDGQYFATASTDTTARVWETRSGLEVARLTHDSFVESLAFSPDGAFVATASLDNTARIWDWQQATPQELARLEHGSFVESVLFSPDGRYIATASLDNTARLWDWSKPGTPEVHRLTHTHDVNAIAFSPDGQYLATVSGSRLLQPSQNDTIQVWTVDQGQLVLTLADQSFIGMGGFSPDSQYISTVSQGQGVQLWQVSSRREVARLRRIVSPRTSVFSPSQPMLGVTGARQVWLWSWNSVDLIEQACDRLSLPMTRSDWRHYIGREPYRPACGDRSGDMGMQGKVGN